From one Planktothrix agardhii NIES-204 genomic stretch:
- the apnD gene encoding amino acid adenylation domain-containing protein, which translates to MSNDQQIIALMSQLRDLGCRISADGDKLRLRKTKNDIPAELIQQIKINKTEILAFLNTAKDQAVTSQKDIPKLPTNALKQLSFAQQRLWFLGKMEPSNASYNMSMGLQLEGKLDVNALSESLAYVINRHESLRMYFPTMEGQPQIRIKKIENFNVLSIQDLSNLDQLTQSVTVETLINNNVQEPFNLNTGPLFKAKLLQLKDNQFILLLNMHHISSDGWSMGIFIRELRHAYLAFSQGQKPTLEPLPIQYSDFATWQRNWLQGEVLETQINYWKKQLKDAPQRLELPADHPRPPIQSYKGSHYSQTLTPELTQQLNSLSQQQGVSLYMLLLAVFNLLLSRYSRQNDICIGSPIANRPHRQTEGLIGFFANTLVLRNQIKSEQSFQEFLQQTRQTCLEAYHYQDIPFEFLVEQLKPVRSLSYNPIFQVMFTVENNDSEALNLPGLKIEWLDSSYPFAKFDLSLLALESDGQLNCTWEYATDLFETITIQRMAEHWEVLLQQIVTNPQQKISNLSWLTKADQKQLELWNQTNRNYPQDKTLVDLFEEQVKSYPNNIALVFEEQSLTYQELNEKANQLAHFLHQNYQIKPDTLIGICVERSLDMAIALLGVLKAGAAYVPVDPSYPEERIKYILENSKISLLLTQSFINDKLSGFFSELSAQLINLDRLNFESFPCHNLALQSKPNNLAYVIYTSGSTGQPKGVMVEHKGLYNLALTEIETFGVHPSSRVLQFASFSFDAFIWEVFMAWGGGATLYLGNKDNLMPGLPLVERLRDDAITHITLPPSALAVLPWENLPSLQTIIVAGEACSPELVKKWSQGRNFFNGYGPTEGSVCATIAKYTSFNEKITIGRPIPNVQVYILDPHLQPVPIGVPGELHIGGAGLARGYLDRPDLTDEKFIEVNLFGKIERIYKTGDLAKWGDDGNLEFLGRIDHQIKLRGFRIELGEIESVLLEHPAVKEAIVNLHKTENNQQLVAYVTGELIDDLSQQLKQHLKTYLPDYMIPSQIIRLDEFPLTPNGKIDRQALPHPNHESHSLYEAPRNTIEQQLTEIWSLILEYEKISIHDNFFDLGGHSILAIKLLNEIQKSFNKELSLTSLFQNPTIAQLAQQLSQFEAQPSISDLLVLQASGQKTPIFCVAGSNGHAFYFRDLAMNFADEHPVYGLETPGRDGSHPLPISVEDHASSLIATLRQKQPKGPYILTGYSSGCSVALEMAFQLEQQGETISLLGIFDAGLVANPDYITQRSDLDWIWNMIERIEAVKGISLGLNYEQLAAQSDDQNRWDLAAEALYHHNVLPEHSTLSLLKTNLEVMKRVTLNYADYQPNFVISAPIVLFRAQDVKEIVVQEHQAMSHYEQSDWGWQPYSNKAVQVVSVPGNHGQMLYEPNVKILADQLKKSIQEHFNQPETESKALLADL; encoded by the coding sequence ATGAGTAATGATCAACAAATTATCGCATTAATGAGTCAGTTGCGGGATCTGGGATGTCGCATCTCTGCTGATGGAGACAAGTTACGTCTTCGGAAAACAAAAAATGATATTCCTGCTGAATTAATCCAACAAATAAAAATTAATAAAACAGAAATTTTAGCTTTTTTAAATACAGCTAAAGACCAAGCTGTTACATCTCAAAAAGATATTCCTAAATTACCTACAAATGCCTTAAAACAGCTTTCTTTTGCTCAACAAAGGCTTTGGTTTTTAGGGAAAATGGAACCCTCTAATGCCTCATATAATATGTCCATGGGTTTACAATTAGAGGGAAAGCTTGATGTTAATGCTCTTTCTGAGAGTTTAGCCTATGTCATCAATCGCCATGAAAGTTTGCGGATGTATTTTCCGACTATGGAAGGACAGCCCCAAATTCGGATTAAAAAGATAGAAAATTTCAATGTTTTGAGCATACAAGATTTAAGCAATCTTGATCAACTCACTCAGTCTGTAACGGTTGAAACATTAATTAATAATAATGTTCAAGAACCGTTTAATCTCAACACTGGCCCTTTATTTAAAGCTAAATTACTACAATTAAAAGACAACCAATTTATTTTGCTGCTAAATATGCACCATATCAGCAGTGATGGCTGGTCAATGGGTATCTTTATTCGTGAATTACGCCATGCTTATCTTGCCTTTTCCCAAGGACAAAAACCAACCCTTGAACCCTTACCAATTCAATATAGTGACTTTGCAACTTGGCAGCGAAATTGGTTACAAGGAGAGGTATTAGAAACTCAGATTAACTATTGGAAAAAACAACTAAAAGACGCACCACAACGATTAGAATTACCCGCAGATCATCCTCGTCCCCCAATACAAAGTTACAAAGGATCTCATTATAGCCAGACCTTAACCCCTGAATTAACTCAGCAATTAAACAGCCTCAGTCAACAACAAGGGGTAAGTCTATATATGCTTTTATTGGCGGTTTTTAACCTTTTACTCTCTCGTTATAGCCGCCAAAATGACATCTGTATTGGTTCACCCATTGCCAATCGTCCCCATCGTCAAACTGAAGGATTAATCGGCTTTTTTGCCAATACTTTAGTGCTGCGAAATCAAATTAAATCGGAACAAAGTTTTCAAGAATTTTTACAGCAAACTCGTCAAACTTGTTTAGAAGCTTATCATTATCAGGATATTCCTTTTGAGTTTCTTGTTGAACAATTAAAGCCTGTTCGTAGTCTGAGCTATAATCCTATTTTTCAAGTAATGTTTACTGTAGAAAATAATGACAGTGAAGCTCTCAATTTGCCAGGATTAAAGATTGAATGGCTAGACTCAAGTTATCCCTTTGCTAAGTTTGATTTATCCCTTTTAGCTTTAGAATCTGATGGTCAATTAAATTGTACCTGGGAATATGCAACCGATCTATTTGAAACAATAACCATTCAACGAATGGCAGAACATTGGGAAGTTTTGTTACAACAAATTGTTACTAACCCACAGCAAAAAATTTCTAACCTATCTTGGCTAACAAAAGCTGACCAAAAACAATTAGAACTTTGGAATCAAACGAATAGGAATTATCCTCAAGATAAAACCTTAGTGGATTTATTTGAAGAACAAGTCAAAAGCTATCCTAATAATATAGCCCTAGTCTTTGAAGAACAAAGTTTAACTTATCAAGAACTTAACGAAAAAGCTAACCAATTAGCTCATTTCTTGCATCAAAATTATCAAATTAAACCTGATACCTTAATTGGAATTTGTGTTGAACGTTCTTTAGACATGGCGATCGCATTATTGGGAGTTCTTAAAGCAGGTGCTGCTTATGTTCCAGTTGATCCGAGTTATCCAGAAGAGCGAATTAAATATATATTAGAAAATAGTAAAATTTCGTTATTATTAACCCAAAGTTTTATCAATGATAAATTATCTGGGTTTTTCTCGGAGCTTTCTGCTCAGTTGATTAATTTAGATCGGCTTAATTTTGAGTCATTTCCCTGCCATAATTTAGCACTTCAAAGTAAGCCTAATAACCTAGCTTATGTGATTTATACTTCGGGTTCAACAGGACAACCAAAAGGGGTGATGGTTGAACATAAAGGGTTGTATAACTTAGCTCTGACTGAAATTGAAACTTTTGGTGTGCATCCCTCAAGTCGAGTGCTTCAGTTTGCTTCCTTTAGTTTTGATGCTTTTATCTGGGAAGTTTTTATGGCTTGGGGAGGGGGAGCAACGCTTTATTTGGGAAATAAAGACAATTTAATGCCTGGTTTACCCTTAGTTGAGCGATTACGGGATGATGCTATTACCCATATTACTTTACCGCCATCAGCCTTAGCAGTGCTACCCTGGGAAAATCTACCCTCTTTGCAAACTATTATTGTTGCGGGGGAAGCCTGTTCCCCTGAGTTGGTGAAAAAATGGTCACAAGGACGAAATTTCTTTAATGGTTATGGCCCAACAGAGGGAAGTGTTTGTGCAACGATCGCAAAATATACATCTTTTAATGAGAAAATAACCATTGGTCGCCCGATTCCCAATGTGCAGGTTTATATTTTAGACCCTCACTTACAACCAGTTCCTATCGGTGTACCAGGAGAATTGCATATCGGAGGAGCAGGATTAGCCAGGGGTTATCTGGATCGTCCTGACTTAACAGATGAGAAATTTATTGAAGTTAATTTATTCGGAAAAATAGAACGAATTTATAAAACAGGGGATTTAGCAAAATGGGGAGATGATGGAAATCTGGAATTTTTAGGACGCATTGATCATCAAATAAAATTGCGAGGTTTTCGCATTGAATTAGGGGAAATTGAGTCAGTTCTATTGGAACATCCTGCCGTTAAAGAAGCAATTGTTAACTTACATAAAACCGAAAATAATCAGCAGTTAGTGGCCTATGTAACAGGCGAACTAATTGATGATCTTTCCCAACAATTAAAACAACACCTCAAAACTTATTTACCTGATTATATGATTCCTAGCCAAATTATCAGGTTAGATGAATTTCCCTTAACCCCCAATGGCAAAATTGATCGTCAAGCTTTACCCCATCCCAATCATGAATCCCATAGTCTATATGAAGCTCCTCGTAACACAATTGAACAACAATTAACCGAAATTTGGTCTTTAATACTTGAATATGAAAAAATTAGCATTCATGATAACTTTTTTGATTTAGGCGGCCATTCAATACTAGCGATTAAGCTCCTAAATGAGATTCAAAAAAGCTTTAACAAAGAACTGTCTTTAACCAGTCTGTTTCAGAATCCCACCATTGCTCAATTGGCACAACAACTGTCTCAATTTGAGGCACAACCGTCCATTTCTGACTTATTAGTATTGCAAGCTTCGGGACAGAAAACCCCTATATTTTGTGTTGCTGGGTCTAATGGACACGCCTTCTATTTTCGAGATTTAGCCATGAATTTTGCCGATGAACATCCTGTTTATGGACTAGAAACACCAGGCAGGGACGGTTCTCATCCTCTCCCGATTTCGGTAGAAGATCATGCCAGTTCCCTGATTGCAACCTTACGACAAAAACAACCGAAAGGGCCTTATATCTTAACAGGATATTCATCAGGTTGTTCTGTTGCTTTGGAAATGGCTTTTCAACTAGAACAACAAGGAGAAACAATCAGTTTATTAGGAATATTTGATGCGGGACTGGTGGCTAATCCTGATTATATTACCCAAAGAAGCGACCTAGATTGGATCTGGAATATGATTGAACGGATTGAAGCTGTTAAAGGGATTTCTTTGGGTCTTAACTATGAACAATTAGCAGCCCAATCCGATGATCAAAACCGTTGGGATCTGGCGGCGGAGGCTTTATATCATCACAATGTGTTACCCGAACATTCTACCCTATCTTTGCTCAAAACCAATCTTGAGGTGATGAAACGAGTTACTCTTAATTATGCGGATTACCAACCCAATTTTGTGATTTCTGCCCCTATTGTTTTATTTCGCGCCCAAGATGTCAAAGAAATTGTGGTGCAAGAACATCAAGCCATGTCCCATTATGAGCAATCCGATTGGGGATGGCAACCTTATAGTAACAAAGCTGTGCAAGTGGTTTCCGTACCAGGAAATCATGGACAAATGCTCTATGAACCCAATGTCAAAATTCTGGCTGATCAACTTAAAAAATCCATACAAGAGCATTTTAATCAACCTGAAACCGAAAGCAAAGCTTTGCTTGCTGATCTTTAA
- the apnE gene encoding ABC transporter related, which translates to MQSQHTPKQSQKNSDSNLNFLEFWNKLKLVLGAYWYPMEADGRVFSEVIKSWGMLILLLSLIIGLVAVSAFNSFVLRQLVNVIDEKNLSGFTNNLSILIVSFVFITLLTGLSKFVREKMALDWYEWLNNYMLQKYFSNRAYYKINFDSNIDNPDQRLTQEIKPIAKTTLSFFATCVEKILEMIVFFVILWQISKTIGVVLIIYTTIGNLIAFYLSQEFNKINQEELEVEANYNYAVTHVRNHAESIAFFQGEDQEFNILKKRFSSLIQTALQKINWERSKNFFDRGYQSIINVFPFLIVAPLYIRDEIDFGQVNQASLAANFFATALGTLITEFATSGRLSSYIERLVNFSETLETITQQAEGVSTIKSIEENRLAFEDVTLQTPNYEKVIVENLTIELAPEQGLLIVGPSGRGKSSLLRAIASLWNSGTGRLIRPPGKEILFLPQRPYIILGTLREQLLYPNVDRQVSDQELSEVLQQVNLQDVLTRVGGFDQEVPWENILSLGEQQRLAFARILVTRPHFVILDESTSALDLINEKNLYQQLKETKTTFISVGHRESIFDYHQWVLELSPDSGW; encoded by the coding sequence ATGCAATCACAACATACTCCTAAACAATCGCAAAAAAACTCTGATTCAAATCTTAATTTTCTGGAATTTTGGAATAAGCTGAAGTTAGTTCTTGGAGCCTATTGGTATCCAATGGAAGCAGATGGTAGAGTTTTTTCTGAGGTTATTAAATCCTGGGGAATGTTAATACTTTTACTATCATTAATCATCGGTTTAGTGGCTGTTAGTGCCTTCAATAGTTTTGTTTTGCGTCAATTGGTTAATGTAATTGATGAGAAAAATTTATCTGGGTTTACGAACAATCTTTCTATTTTGATTGTTAGCTTTGTGTTTATCACTCTCTTGACGGGACTTTCTAAGTTTGTGAGAGAGAAAATGGCCCTTGACTGGTATGAATGGCTGAATAATTATATGTTGCAGAAATATTTTAGCAATCGTGCCTATTATAAGATTAACTTTGACTCAAACATTGATAATCCTGATCAACGTCTAACCCAAGAAATTAAACCCATCGCCAAAACAACCCTCAGTTTTTTTGCAACTTGTGTCGAGAAAATCTTGGAAATGATAGTTTTTTTCGTGATTCTCTGGCAGATTTCTAAAACCATTGGAGTGGTTTTGATTATTTATACCACTATTGGTAATTTGATTGCCTTTTATTTAAGCCAAGAATTTAATAAGATTAATCAAGAAGAACTCGAAGTTGAAGCCAATTATAATTATGCTGTTACCCATGTTCGTAATCATGCTGAATCTATTGCTTTTTTTCAGGGAGAAGATCAAGAATTTAATATTCTTAAAAAACGATTTAGTTCTTTGATTCAAACTGCTTTGCAAAAGATTAATTGGGAAAGAAGTAAGAACTTTTTTGACCGAGGCTATCAGTCAATTATTAACGTTTTTCCCTTTTTAATCGTCGCCCCTTTATATATCAGAGATGAAATTGATTTTGGACAGGTAAATCAGGCTAGTTTAGCAGCTAATTTTTTCGCCACAGCTTTGGGTACATTGATCACTGAATTTGCAACTTCAGGAAGACTTTCTAGTTATATTGAGCGTTTGGTGAATTTTTCAGAAACCTTAGAAACAATTACCCAACAAGCTGAGGGTGTAAGTACCATTAAAAGTATTGAAGAAAACCGTCTCGCTTTTGAGGATGTTACCTTACAAACTCCTAATTATGAAAAAGTAATCGTTGAAAATTTAACAATTGAGTTAGCACCAGAACAGGGTTTATTAATTGTTGGACCGAGTGGACGGGGCAAAAGTTCTCTTTTAAGAGCGATCGCTAGTTTATGGAATTCAGGCACTGGACGTTTAATACGACCACCAGGAAAAGAAATCCTATTTCTACCCCAGCGTCCATATATCATTCTCGGAACATTACGCGAACAATTACTTTATCCGAATGTGGATCGTCAAGTGAGCGATCAAGAACTCAGTGAAGTTCTACAACAAGTGAATCTTCAAGATGTGCTTACCAGGGTCGGAGGCTTTGATCAAGAAGTCCCTTGGGAAAATATATTATCACTAGGGGAACAACAACGTTTGGCTTTTGCCCGAATATTAGTGACCCGTCCTCATTTTGTTATCTTAGATGAATCAACTAGTGCTTTGGATTTGATCAATGAAAAGAATTTATATCAACAGTTAAAAGAAACAAAAACAACCTTTATTAGTGTGGGACATCGGGAAAGTATTTTTGATTACCACCAATGGGTTTTGGAACTCTCACCCGATTCTGGTTGGTAA
- the mcnG_2 gene encoding McnG protein has product MTIALVDEQNLVKQVVQDIQQNKITIAAKKLRQQAKNSCELPPEWLLKTAEALENNNWSILAEDFINMDFIGKNGYFLIIAPYKINRQCQCQVTLSAISGKIHDNSQPSIEQLENLSREKFGTLGQPVPRNLSFTEIASCGHLSGEKGEAFIVPNGWLFPNSIDGPALNNSSEQRRRFLGFSHQCIQTIFEPETANLLLGPLEDEINSERYRHVDTQVHEAGHASGLGFDFKANQNLFQNYTYAGVEEWRSDSLGFEFAACTLPAEEAGKLVAVNFCIRFGLDAHRLGGVEKDTDVHASLISLEYLFQDDAFD; this is encoded by the coding sequence ATGACAATAGCCCTCGTAGATGAACAAAATTTAGTCAAACAAGTAGTTCAAGATATTCAGCAAAATAAAATTACTATTGCTGCCAAAAAATTGCGTCAACAGGCTAAAAATTCTTGTGAACTTCCCCCCGAATGGCTACTAAAAACAGCAGAGGCTTTAGAAAATAACAACTGGAGTATTTTGGCGGAAGATTTTATCAATATGGATTTTATTGGTAAAAATGGTTATTTCTTAATTATTGCCCCTTATAAAATTAATCGACAATGCCAATGTCAGGTAACTTTAAGTGCGATTTCTGGAAAAATACATGATAATTCTCAACCCTCTATTGAACAATTAGAAAATCTCAGTCGGGAAAAATTTGGCACTTTAGGTCAACCTGTTCCTAGAAACCTTTCCTTTACCGAAATTGCCAGTTGCGGTCATCTTAGTGGGGAAAAAGGTGAAGCCTTCATTGTTCCCAATGGCTGGCTTTTTCCTAATAGTATTGATGGCCCAGCATTAAACAATTCCAGTGAACAGCGACGACGTTTTTTAGGTTTCAGCCACCAATGTATCCAAACAATTTTTGAACCGGAAACTGCTAATTTATTATTAGGCCCCTTAGAAGATGAAATCAATAGTGAACGCTATCGCCACGTTGACACTCAAGTACATGAAGCCGGCCATGCAAGCGGTTTAGGATTTGATTTCAAGGCAAACCAGAACCTTTTTCAAAATTATACATACGCGGGTGTAGAAGAATGGCGATCGGATAGTCTCGGATTTGAGTTTGCCGCTTGCACTTTACCTGCTGAAGAAGCTGGGAAATTGGTAGCGGTTAATTTCTGCATTCGCTTTGGTTTAGATGCTCACCGTTTAGGTGGGGTAGAAAAAGATACGGATGTTCATGCTAGTTTGATTAGCTTAGAATATCTTTTTCAAGACGACGCTTTTGATTAA
- the aphD gene encoding homoaconitate hydratase family protein gives MTDANKILYLGNDINTDDIIPAKRGTNDDPDHLKQYALEHIIGVGELLQYDEIEAGNNFGCGSSREIAPIALKAAGIKKVKARSFAEIFYRNSINIGLPLEIIGETEQNPVVEAIATAGGLMAFNQKRRLEKDILS, from the coding sequence ATGACTGATGCTAACAAAATCCTGTACCTGGGAAATGATATTAATACTGACGATATTATTCCCGCTAAAAGAGGGACTAATGATGATCCAGACCACTTAAAACAATATGCTTTAGAACACATCATTGGCGTGGGAGAACTACTACAATATGATGAGATCGAAGCAGGGAATAATTTTGGCTGTGGATCAAGTCGAGAAATTGCCCCCATTGCCCTAAAAGCGGCTGGCATCAAAAAAGTTAAAGCGCGATCGTTCGCCGAAATTTTCTATCGCAATAGTATTAATATTGGACTCCCCTTAGAAATTATTGGGGAGACGGAACAAAACCCTGTGGTAGAAGCGATCGCCACTGCTGGGGGATTAATGGCCTTTAATCAAAAGCGTCGTCTTGAAAAAGATATTCTAAGCTAA
- the aphB gene encoding isocitrate/isopropylmalate dehydrogenase, producing the protein MASLNKSSYRIVAIPGEGIGPEVVEASLTILRQVAQLEGFALTIDYGLLGGMALEKLGSTFPPETSQQCEGSDGIVFGAVSQGGLLELRRHFDFFINLRPIRSCPGLLHTSSLRPEKVQNLDILIVRELVSGIYFGSAGRSTDEKGAYGYHTMCYYDREIRRIAKVALQKAQERRGLLTVAHKENALPQIPWTRLVQEEATNFPDVVVSPMLVDNLAMQLVLNPQQFDVILAGNMFGDILSDIGGALVGSIGLLGSASLNNQGLGMYEAIHGTAPDIAGKGIANPLGTLAGCVLMLQQWGEIKAAQRILNAQERLLGKGYRTADLSPQNHEILVNTATLVDLFLEEISLEQPTE; encoded by the coding sequence ATGGCATCTTTGAATAAATCATCCTATCGTATCGTTGCCATCCCAGGAGAAGGTATTGGGCCTGAAGTCGTCGAAGCGTCCTTAACCATTCTGCGCCAAGTTGCCCAACTTGAGGGATTTGCCTTAACTATAGACTACGGCTTGCTCGGTGGCATGGCCTTAGAAAAATTAGGTAGTACTTTTCCCCCAGAAACTAGCCAACAGTGTGAAGGGTCTGATGGCATTGTTTTTGGGGCAGTGAGTCAAGGGGGACTTCTAGAACTACGGAGGCACTTCGACTTTTTTATTAATCTGCGACCCATTCGCAGTTGCCCAGGTTTACTGCATACATCCAGTCTGCGACCTGAGAAAGTACAAAATCTCGATATTTTAATCGTTCGAGAACTGGTCAGTGGCATCTATTTTGGCTCGGCGGGGCGGAGTACGGATGAAAAGGGGGCCTACGGCTATCACACCATGTGCTATTACGATCGAGAAATTCGTCGTATTGCCAAGGTAGCCCTCCAAAAAGCTCAGGAACGTCGAGGTTTACTGACCGTTGCCCACAAAGAAAATGCCCTACCTCAGATTCCTTGGACTCGATTGGTACAAGAGGAAGCTACCAATTTTCCTGATGTGGTAGTATCTCCGATGCTCGTGGATAACTTAGCCATGCAACTGGTTCTCAATCCCCAACAATTTGATGTCATTTTGGCAGGGAATATGTTTGGGGACATTCTCAGTGATATTGGTGGAGCGTTGGTGGGTTCAATTGGATTATTGGGATCGGCCAGTCTCAATAACCAGGGTTTGGGGATGTATGAAGCCATTCATGGAACTGCCCCAGATATTGCTGGCAAGGGCATTGCCAACCCTTTGGGTACTCTAGCGGGTTGTGTTTTGATGCTACAACAATGGGGAGAAATCAAGGCAGCCCAACGGATTCTTAATGCCCAAGAACGACTCTTAGGCAAAGGATACCGCACCGCCGATTTGTCCCCTCAAAATCACGAAATTTTGGTCAATACGGCTACCCTCGTTGACCTATTCCTTGAAGAAATTTCCCTTGAACAACCTACTGAATAA
- the aphA gene encoding pyruvate carboxyltransferase: protein MQTLPIKISDTTLRDGEQQAGLFFPYEMKQEFAHLIAQTGVSEIEIMPCVCDDETKLVKTLVAQGLKHQIVAATPIKKDFIDIAKDCDLSQIVLFKGLSDRLLFLRDREISQMKEFQGKTIDDHIPDHIINRIRQNAIDEIVNHLRYATQGAGLRVKFAIEDASRADFDFLVECLRTFSPYVEDFYLSDTVGVLTPEKSYIWVNDLLQSTTEVNLGVHYHNDLGLALENTLQSVMAGATIVSGTFGGIGERSGNVAIEQVLNGLKIRFGIEVEGINYEAIAPVLDYMEQKGIRPAAPYSQQAQRHESGIHVNSLLVDPKSYAVLPHNTIEILFGKWSGASNFRYLFEKELNHPQPKEQYEKMRSVIKTLAVEQERYFTAEEVVELWKNGIFE, encoded by the coding sequence ATGCAAACCCTTCCTATTAAAATTTCAGATACGACCCTACGAGATGGGGAACAACAGGCTGGATTGTTCTTCCCCTATGAAATGAAACAAGAATTTGCCCATTTAATTGCCCAAACAGGGGTGTCTGAGATCGAAATAATGCCCTGTGTTTGTGATGACGAAACAAAATTAGTCAAAACCTTAGTAGCACAAGGATTAAAGCATCAAATTGTGGCGGCTACCCCGATCAAAAAGGACTTTATAGATATAGCTAAAGACTGTGATCTTAGTCAGATTGTACTTTTTAAAGGGCTTTCTGATCGCTTACTCTTTCTACGCGATCGGGAAATCTCTCAAATGAAAGAGTTTCAAGGAAAGACCATTGATGATCATATTCCTGACCACATTATTAACCGAATCCGTCAAAATGCCATTGATGAAATTGTTAACCATTTACGCTATGCAACTCAGGGAGCAGGATTAAGGGTAAAATTTGCGATCGAGGATGCCTCAAGGGCTGATTTTGACTTTTTGGTTGAGTGCTTGCGTACCTTCAGTCCTTATGTTGAAGACTTTTACCTCTCTGATACCGTTGGGGTTTTGACTCCCGAAAAAAGTTATATTTGGGTTAACGATCTCTTGCAAAGCACTACAGAGGTCAATCTAGGAGTACACTATCACAATGATTTAGGCTTGGCTTTAGAAAATACCTTACAATCAGTTATGGCAGGCGCGACCATCGTTTCGGGAACCTTTGGCGGCATTGGTGAGCGTTCAGGAAATGTTGCCATTGAGCAGGTATTAAACGGCTTAAAAATTCGCTTTGGCATTGAAGTCGAAGGCATTAACTATGAAGCGATCGCCCCAGTTCTGGATTATATGGAACAAAAAGGCATTCGTCCCGCCGCTCCTTACTCCCAACAAGCACAACGCCATGAATCTGGCATTCACGTCAATTCGTTGTTAGTAGATCCCAAAAGTTATGCCGTGTTGCCCCACAACACGATTGAAATTCTCTTTGGAAAATGGAGTGGTGCCAGCAATTTCCGTTATTTATTTGAAAAAGAACTTAATCACCCCCAACCCAAGGAACAATATGAGAAAATGCGCTCTGTGATCAAAACCTTAGCTGTAGAACAAGAACGATATTTTACCGCCGAGGAGGTGGTGGAGTTATGGAAAAATGGCATCTTTGAATAA